A genomic region of Novipirellula aureliae contains the following coding sequences:
- a CDS encoding ParA family protein has product MRSIAVINQKGGVGKTTSSVNLAAALADKGYRVCLADLDPQAHASLHLGITAIDGEVSMYEVLCSEATIAQARRRVSDRLSVIPSNLDLAAAELELAGEVGREMILRDKLEDDDEPLDYLILDCPPSLGVLTVNALVAVNEVFLPLQPHFLALHGLSKLLRTVEVVSRRLNEKLKLSGVMLCMYDSNTRLAAEVSTDITDFFEASKGSREFFRSAKFFDTRVRRNIRLAEAPSFGQSIFQYSPESNGAADYNALAEEVIAQTASRATNTPMKAAA; this is encoded by the coding sequence ATGCGTTCGATCGCTGTAATCAATCAAAAGGGTGGCGTCGGCAAAACCACCTCGTCGGTCAACCTCGCCGCTGCCTTGGCAGACAAGGGATACCGTGTCTGCCTAGCGGACCTCGACCCACAGGCCCACGCATCGTTGCACCTTGGGATCACGGCGATTGATGGGGAAGTGAGCATGTACGAGGTGCTTTGCAGTGAAGCGACGATCGCCCAAGCCCGCCGTCGTGTGAGCGACCGATTGTCCGTCATTCCCTCCAATCTGGACCTCGCCGCCGCCGAACTCGAATTGGCAGGAGAAGTTGGCCGCGAAATGATTCTGCGAGATAAACTCGAAGACGATGACGAACCACTCGATTATCTGATTCTCGATTGCCCGCCAAGTCTCGGCGTGCTGACCGTCAACGCCCTCGTCGCCGTCAATGAAGTCTTTCTGCCGCTCCAACCACATTTTTTGGCGTTGCATGGATTGAGTAAACTGCTGCGAACGGTGGAGGTGGTGTCGAGACGCCTCAATGAGAAACTAAAACTTTCGGGTGTCATGCTTTGCATGTACGATTCCAATACCCGCTTGGCGGCTGAGGTCAGTACCGATATCACCGACTTCTTTGAGGCCAGTAAAGGGTCAAGAGAATTCTTTCGTAGCGCCAAATTCTTTGACACTCGAGTGCGGCGAAACATCCGCTTGGCCGAGGCACCAAGTTTCGGGCAATCGATCTTCCAGTATTCCCCTGAAAGCAACGGTGCCGCTGACTACAACGCTTTGGCCGAAGAGGTGATCGCGCAAACAGCCTCTCGCGCCACCAACACTCCGATGAAGGCGGCTGCGTGA
- a CDS encoding S1 RNA-binding domain-containing protein translates to MTVDLEAIAQRGRCEESNLRLALPLIEQGYEPPFLARYRRDELGGLDEPVLWALAESLKNEKSLAARRAELIADWQATPLADPALGRAIEKAGSKRMLQRLTRRIKLESNEAVDGGTLLALRVLNPQKDDTDDFQKLAESVEGIENHEEAIDKLEESLARRLAGDPRMINAAVQWLSKHARIHVAEISDPHISGNADASGGASEKDSDDSSTDSASRYPTAKAMSGNAEPAAQATAESPTSETPTEESPAADASIAAAPAVAVPASDGAAAIETVHGQELPTKSDVSPETAGTQNAAETPATETPATETPATETPATETPAAETPAAETPAAETPAAETPAAETPATETPAAETPATETPAAAANAGGETAIGFDVDNPSIETPKKKKKKGKEKVKEAAPKKPKKVSPRQRRRRWLMSVLKPLEGKQINANKLSSFQTVMLARALRSQVAQCSFEYDANKLVAELQRTAGRINSKLGDTLEHIVVENEADIRSAAEAAWWDELQERASGRLLGIAADHLRSQVNRGGIEAKVILAIDAVGPRTAAASIVAADGRLLHYEDLPCQLSAPSRSQAVLRMGELIHSHHVDLIVISNGPSRRGCLLAVGELIKQSPENSIHWTLADRSGADTYAGSAIADQEMRSTPRRFRAASWIAFSVVQPAQAIAKVDPLKLRLGSFQRELSDQALLEVLDDVIVSGASRGGVDVNSAPTSWLSRLPGVSETVAASIDATRRESLFHSRQQLSELEQWDDASAVRQAMPFLRVFGSDEPLDSTLIHPDDYPLAKKLASALGLEMPPATPPGYQPPDFSEEGASPANKPVDLSSEPKVEPRVVEDFSSTDPSSDADGAKPFGEVSETNAEETSDTQATSDAEATSVESPIEPTASQPTAEAETSTEPDASAEQSDASKPAEWVEPSAEQSDTAKPSAVPAATNGPVDNTFRQVKPEKAKVDKCVKEWQIGYRKAYQIVRWLCDPFGEGDANEADSHGVLTSVPSLKSLKPGDQVIGVAVGVMPFGVFVELAPDCSGLIHVSKVSDRFVEDLHEAIQVGDVVTTWVTGIDEKRRRVALSAISPEREAELAEQRAQQGPRGRSGGPPRGKSQARGGRPANAGGRSDGGGGRGPNASHEGRGGGGKAGPSRGGSDRSGSGRSGSGRSGSGRGRDHRGGGRDNRSGRGQRQPESYRVTSSKAVEPISDAMKQGEEPLRSFGDLMQFFKKPEPAKPEPAAEKPKQESGPNPAEGASEPLPENTKPPENTTAAASAPPPSEVQSGDNQPSDSVKESASETTETPAPSTDTPA, encoded by the coding sequence ATGACTGTCGATCTAGAAGCAATTGCCCAACGCGGGCGTTGCGAAGAATCTAACCTCCGTCTCGCTCTGCCTCTCATCGAGCAGGGTTATGAACCTCCTTTTCTTGCACGCTACCGGCGTGACGAACTTGGCGGTCTTGACGAGCCCGTGTTGTGGGCTCTCGCCGAGTCGCTGAAGAACGAAAAATCGCTCGCCGCCCGCCGGGCGGAATTGATTGCCGATTGGCAGGCAACGCCATTAGCCGATCCAGCACTCGGCCGCGCGATTGAAAAAGCGGGCAGCAAACGGATGCTGCAACGGCTCACTCGGAGAATCAAGTTAGAGTCGAACGAGGCGGTCGATGGCGGTACGCTGCTAGCCCTGCGCGTGCTCAATCCTCAAAAAGACGATACGGACGATTTCCAAAAACTAGCCGAAAGTGTCGAAGGGATCGAAAATCACGAGGAAGCAATCGACAAACTCGAAGAATCCCTCGCCCGGCGACTCGCCGGTGATCCAAGAATGATCAACGCGGCGGTCCAGTGGCTCAGTAAACATGCCCGGATTCATGTCGCCGAAATAAGTGACCCGCATATCAGTGGTAATGCGGACGCATCCGGGGGGGCTTCCGAAAAGGATTCCGACGACTCGTCGACGGATTCGGCAAGTCGCTACCCAACCGCCAAAGCAATGAGCGGAAACGCCGAACCAGCGGCTCAAGCCACAGCCGAATCACCAACGTCGGAAACGCCAACAGAGGAAAGCCCCGCAGCCGACGCGTCAATTGCCGCAGCGCCCGCTGTCGCTGTCCCCGCGTCGGACGGTGCCGCTGCGATCGAAACGGTCCACGGCCAGGAATTGCCGACCAAGTCGGATGTTTCGCCTGAAACGGCTGGAACACAAAACGCAGCCGAGACACCAGCAACCGAGACACCAGCAACCGAGACACCGGCAACCGAGACACCGGCAACCGAGACACCGGCAGCCGAGACACCGGCAGCCGAGACACCGGCAGCTGAGACACCGGCAGCTGAGACACCGGCAGCCGAGACACCAGCAACCGAGACACCAGCAGCCGAGACACCGGCAACGGAGACACCGGCAGCTGCAGCAAATGCGGGTGGGGAGACGGCGATTGGTTTTGATGTCGACAATCCGTCCATTGAAACGCCAAAGAAGAAGAAAAAGAAGGGCAAGGAGAAGGTAAAGGAAGCGGCTCCGAAAAAGCCGAAGAAGGTCTCGCCTCGGCAGCGGCGTCGACGTTGGTTGATGAGCGTGCTCAAGCCACTCGAAGGCAAACAGATCAATGCGAACAAGCTCAGTTCTTTCCAAACGGTCATGCTTGCCCGCGCCCTTCGCAGCCAGGTTGCACAGTGTTCGTTCGAATACGATGCCAACAAATTAGTCGCCGAATTGCAGCGAACCGCTGGGCGAATCAACAGCAAACTGGGGGATACGCTCGAGCATATTGTCGTCGAGAACGAAGCCGACATTCGTAGTGCCGCTGAAGCCGCATGGTGGGATGAGTTACAAGAACGTGCCTCAGGACGGTTGCTTGGAATCGCCGCGGACCACCTGCGTTCGCAAGTCAATCGTGGCGGAATCGAAGCAAAGGTTATTTTGGCGATCGATGCCGTTGGCCCACGAACCGCCGCCGCTTCGATTGTCGCTGCGGACGGTCGTTTGCTTCATTACGAAGATTTGCCGTGCCAATTATCAGCACCAAGCCGTTCGCAAGCCGTATTGCGAATGGGCGAGTTGATACACTCGCACCATGTCGATCTGATTGTGATTAGCAACGGCCCGTCGCGTCGAGGATGCTTGTTGGCGGTCGGCGAACTGATCAAACAGTCGCCCGAAAACTCGATCCACTGGACATTGGCCGACCGTAGCGGTGCGGACACCTACGCCGGAAGTGCGATAGCCGACCAAGAAATGCGATCGACACCTCGCCGTTTTCGAGCCGCGTCGTGGATCGCTTTCTCGGTGGTCCAGCCAGCGCAAGCCATTGCGAAGGTCGATCCGTTAAAGCTACGTCTCGGGTCGTTCCAACGCGAATTGTCGGACCAGGCTTTATTAGAGGTCTTGGACGACGTTATCGTCAGCGGTGCTTCGCGTGGCGGAGTCGATGTCAATTCCGCGCCAACCTCTTGGCTGTCGCGTTTGCCAGGTGTTTCCGAAACGGTCGCGGCATCGATCGACGCGACGCGTCGCGAATCATTGTTTCACTCACGGCAACAGCTAAGCGAACTTGAACAGTGGGATGATGCGTCCGCCGTTCGTCAAGCGATGCCGTTCTTGCGAGTTTTTGGCAGTGACGAGCCGCTCGATAGCACTTTGATTCACCCCGATGATTACCCGCTGGCAAAAAAATTGGCCAGTGCCTTGGGATTGGAGATGCCTCCAGCAACACCGCCCGGCTATCAACCGCCCGATTTTAGTGAAGAGGGGGCGTCGCCAGCCAATAAGCCGGTCGACCTGAGTAGCGAGCCAAAGGTAGAGCCCCGAGTGGTTGAAGACTTCTCCTCAACCGACCCGTCCAGCGACGCCGACGGAGCAAAACCTTTTGGCGAAGTGAGCGAGACCAACGCCGAGGAAACAAGCGACACCCAGGCAACAAGCGACGCCGAGGCAACCTCCGTCGAATCGCCCATCGAACCAACGGCAAGCCAACCTACTGCCGAGGCGGAAACTTCCACTGAACCAGACGCATCTGCTGAGCAAAGCGATGCTTCAAAGCCGGCGGAATGGGTGGAACCGTCCGCTGAACAATCGGATACGGCGAAGCCATCGGCGGTGCCAGCAGCAACCAACGGTCCGGTCGACAATACGTTTCGTCAGGTCAAACCTGAAAAAGCGAAGGTCGACAAGTGCGTCAAAGAATGGCAAATCGGGTACCGTAAGGCCTACCAAATCGTCCGCTGGCTTTGTGATCCATTTGGTGAAGGGGACGCAAACGAAGCGGATTCGCATGGCGTACTGACATCCGTCCCATCGCTTAAATCGCTGAAGCCAGGCGACCAAGTTATCGGCGTTGCAGTCGGTGTCATGCCGTTTGGAGTGTTTGTCGAACTGGCCCCCGATTGCAGTGGATTGATTCACGTCAGCAAGGTATCGGATCGGTTTGTCGAAGATTTACATGAAGCGATTCAGGTTGGTGATGTGGTCACGACCTGGGTGACGGGAATCGATGAGAAACGACGTCGCGTTGCTCTTAGCGCGATCTCACCAGAGAGAGAAGCGGAGTTGGCGGAGCAGCGTGCGCAGCAAGGACCACGCGGTCGAAGCGGAGGTCCACCACGCGGCAAATCGCAAGCACGTGGCGGTCGCCCTGCGAATGCGGGCGGACGCAGTGACGGCGGTGGCGGAAGAGGTCCGAACGCAAGCCATGAGGGACGCGGAGGCGGCGGCAAAGCAGGGCCTTCACGCGGCGGATCGGATCGCTCCGGTTCAGGCCGCTCCGGTTCAGGCCGCTCCGGCTCGGGTCGTGGACGCGACCATCGTGGCGGTGGTCGGGACAACCGATCGGGACGCGGGCAACGACAACCAGAATCGTATCGAGTTACCAGCAGCAAAGCGGTTGAGCCGATATCGGATGCGATGAAACAAGGCGAAGAACCGCTGCGTTCTTTCGGTGATTTGATGCAGTTTTTCAAAAAGCCCGAACCCGCAAAGCCCGAACCCGCTGCAGAAAAACCGAAGCAGGAAAGCGGACCGAACCCCGCTGAAGGTGCGAGTGAACCGCTGCCCGAAAACACAAAGCCACCCGAAAACACTACCGCTGCAGCTTCGGCCCCACCACCAAGTGAGGTCCAATCGGGCGATAACCAGCCGAGCGACTCGGTTAAAGAGTCGGCCTCCGAGACGACCGAAACACCTGCCCCCTCCACCGACACCCCCGCTTAG
- a CDS encoding S1C family serine protease, with product MKIDLRTSSCHPSPLRLLSIACLLFATLLVTAARADADETLDSVIDKKIESALLQAGPRALSKAFRVAARHATPAVVTVYSYGQNIEQPSTQESEDPNQPGPSPPQQQSVDGDSMPLTGLGSGVIVSPDGLIITNNHVIAGAKKVVVQLSDETEIEASEVQGDPDSDIAIVRIEREEGFPAANLGDSDQLDIGDWVLAIGSPFRLEATVSAGIISAKNRTLQRIRRGRLLQTDAAINPGNSGGPLVDLNGSAVAISTAIATRNGGYQGIGFAIPINQAKWIADELAAHGKVRRAAMGIRLAELNPKNAKKLNLPTGLGVLVYQIIDGSAADRAGMKPMDVILKFADERVLKPSSLQEVVERKPVGSTQSVLIYRDGEEMTLFVELATLEDPTLGGEDESDNVEGSEPEEDGGTATQDEEAAE from the coding sequence ATGAAAATAGATTTAAGAACATCGTCGTGTCACCCCTCGCCTCTTCGTTTGCTTTCAATCGCTTGCCTCTTGTTTGCGACTCTGCTTGTGACAGCCGCGAGAGCCGATGCGGACGAAACGCTTGATTCGGTTATCGACAAGAAAATTGAATCGGCACTTCTGCAGGCTGGCCCCCGTGCCCTGTCGAAGGCTTTCCGCGTTGCGGCACGCCATGCCACTCCTGCGGTCGTGACGGTCTATTCCTATGGTCAAAATATTGAACAGCCCAGTACCCAGGAGTCCGAAGACCCCAATCAACCAGGGCCGTCGCCGCCACAGCAGCAGAGTGTGGATGGTGACTCGATGCCCCTCACCGGTTTAGGCTCTGGCGTTATCGTTTCGCCCGATGGATTGATCATTACCAACAACCATGTGATTGCTGGTGCAAAAAAGGTAGTCGTGCAATTGTCCGATGAAACCGAAATCGAAGCAAGTGAAGTTCAAGGCGACCCTGATAGCGATATTGCGATCGTACGCATTGAACGAGAAGAAGGATTCCCGGCTGCAAATTTGGGCGATTCGGATCAGCTCGATATTGGTGATTGGGTGCTTGCGATCGGAAGTCCTTTCCGGCTCGAAGCGACCGTCAGTGCTGGAATCATTAGTGCAAAGAACCGCACTCTACAACGAATCCGACGCGGACGGTTGTTGCAAACCGATGCCGCCATCAATCCTGGAAACTCAGGTGGCCCGCTGGTCGATCTCAATGGCAGTGCCGTTGCGATTAGTACAGCCATCGCGACTCGCAACGGTGGCTACCAAGGTATCGGCTTTGCCATCCCGATCAATCAAGCAAAATGGATCGCCGACGAATTGGCTGCCCATGGCAAGGTCCGCCGGGCGGCGATGGGAATTCGCTTAGCCGAGTTGAATCCCAAAAATGCCAAAAAACTAAACCTACCAACCGGACTCGGCGTTCTCGTCTATCAGATTATCGACGGTTCAGCAGCCGATCGGGCTGGAATGAAACCGATGGATGTGATCCTGAAATTCGCAGACGAAAGGGTCCTGAAACCAAGTTCCCTGCAAGAGGTGGTTGAACGAAAACCCGTCGGTTCCACTCAGAGCGTTTTAATCTACCGCGATGGCGAAGAGATGACACTGTTTGTTGAATTGGCCACACTCGAAGACCCCACACTGGGCGGTGAAGACGAATCCGACAACGTGGAAGGCAGCGAGCCGGAAGAGGATGGTGGAACAGCAACGCAAGACGAAGAAGCAGCGGAGTAG
- a CDS encoding thymidine phosphorylase, whose amino-acid sequence MIPATLIAKKRDAKPLLDEEIRFLVEGYCRGEVADYQMSALAMAICIQKMNQREIATLTDAMVHSGTCLPRCTDRPRVDKHSTGGLGDKVSLILAPLLATLDVDVPMISGRGLGLTGGTLDKLESIHGFQTEMSIEQSSELLKQVGCFMIGANEKIAPADQKLYSLRDVTGSVESVALITASILSKKIAATLDALVLDVKVGSGAFMKTMDDATELANSIIDVGKLSDLPVTVILSDMSQPLGLGVGNAIEVNESVEVLRGEGPREVRDLTIELCADVLVKVNRFENRDSAIAALVDQLDSGAAYERFEQMVSAQGGRLEFPLSLAQSHSVIAPHEGWVESVNCELIGKTIVEMKGGRSRKGDKIDHTVGMEMHLRVGDEVKVGDRIATLYCPPQQLADRLERLTNIISITEKPPQRPPLIVMRVS is encoded by the coding sequence ATGATACCTGCAACTTTAATCGCAAAAAAACGGGACGCAAAACCGCTGCTCGATGAAGAAATTCGTTTTCTAGTCGAGGGATATTGCAGGGGTGAGGTGGCTGATTACCAAATGTCGGCTCTGGCGATGGCGATTTGCATTCAAAAAATGAACCAACGGGAAATTGCAACCTTGACCGACGCGATGGTCCACTCGGGAACCTGTTTGCCGCGTTGCACCGATCGGCCGCGAGTCGACAAGCATAGCACCGGCGGTTTGGGTGACAAGGTTTCGTTAATATTAGCACCGCTGTTGGCGACCTTGGATGTCGATGTGCCAATGATCAGCGGGCGTGGACTAGGGCTGACCGGCGGAACCCTTGATAAGCTGGAGTCGATTCACGGTTTTCAAACGGAAATGTCGATTGAGCAGTCGAGTGAATTGCTAAAACAGGTTGGCTGCTTCATGATTGGTGCCAACGAGAAAATCGCTCCCGCCGACCAAAAACTGTACTCCCTTCGTGACGTCACGGGGTCGGTCGAGTCGGTCGCGCTGATCACCGCAAGTATCTTGAGCAAAAAGATTGCCGCGACGCTCGATGCATTAGTTCTCGACGTGAAAGTCGGCAGCGGCGCGTTTATGAAAACGATGGACGATGCGACTGAATTGGCAAACTCCATTATCGATGTCGGTAAGTTGTCCGATTTGCCAGTGACGGTGATCCTGTCGGATATGAGTCAACCACTTGGTCTCGGCGTTGGCAATGCCATCGAGGTAAACGAGAGTGTTGAGGTGCTGCGCGGCGAAGGCCCACGCGAGGTTCGCGACTTGACGATCGAACTTTGTGCGGATGTGCTCGTTAAGGTGAATCGATTTGAAAATCGTGATTCGGCAATCGCCGCATTGGTCGATCAGTTGGACTCGGGAGCCGCCTATGAAAGGTTCGAGCAAATGGTTTCTGCACAAGGAGGTAGGCTTGAGTTCCCTCTGAGTCTGGCTCAATCGCACTCGGTAATCGCTCCTCACGAAGGTTGGGTCGAGTCGGTCAATTGTGAATTGATTGGAAAGACGATTGTCGAGATGAAGGGAGGTCGATCTCGCAAAGGAGACAAGATCGATCACACCGTTGGAATGGAAATGCACCTTCGCGTCGGGGATGAAGTGAAGGTTGGTGACCGGATCGCAACCCTCTATTGTCCACCTCAGCAATTGGCTGATCGATTGGAACGGCTAACCAATATAATCTCCATCACTGAGAAGCCCCCCCAACGTCCACCGTTGATCGTGATGCGAGTTTCTTAA
- a CDS encoding DUF1569 domain-containing protein codes for MADSVERRELTFSNVDEIVADARRLAAGEVRACGSHSFGQILHHLALSHDVATGQLIAPSPPLFMRLLMPLMKRMVINAKPLKPGIKLPAKGEAFFWPNKEFEVSEAIKYLEESVENYKTNGPLEIHPFFGKLNQAEADQLVCRHAALHLSFVHPVVIS; via the coding sequence ATGGCCGATTCTGTTGAACGACGTGAATTGACATTTAGTAACGTTGATGAAATTGTCGCTGATGCGCGGCGGTTGGCAGCGGGCGAAGTTCGCGCGTGCGGTAGTCATTCGTTTGGGCAGATTCTCCACCATCTGGCCCTCAGCCATGACGTGGCAACAGGCCAACTCATCGCTCCGAGTCCGCCGTTGTTTATGAGGTTATTGATGCCTTTGATGAAGCGAATGGTGATCAATGCGAAACCGCTCAAACCAGGCATCAAGTTGCCTGCAAAGGGAGAAGCTTTTTTCTGGCCCAATAAGGAGTTCGAAGTTTCCGAGGCGATAAAGTACTTGGAGGAATCGGTTGAGAACTACAAAACCAACGGACCTCTCGAAATACATCCTTTCTTCGGCAAGCTCAACCAAGCAGAAGCCGATCAACTTGTTTGCCGGCACGCAGCCTTGCACCTGAGTTTTGTTCATCCGGTTGTCATTTCATGA
- a CDS encoding Tex family protein, with product MSPAANSTNDLESVICEAISKDLSIPLRQIHSVVELLGAGNTIPFIARYRKEATGGLDEIALRAIEDALEKAKALSARKTTVLQSIAEQGLLTAELRHRIEHCRDMRTLEAIYLPYKPKRRTRATIAREKGLGPLADLLLSQANLSGSKNDTLQSFVSPEKEVPDADAALQGALDIVAEQWSEDVDTRQWLTKQVFSSGKISSQVKRGKKEEASKFELYIDHREPASRIPSHRVLAMLRGESEGVLRVGVELDDSQTVSQLKSKWVTNPSFEFYHELCATVQDCYDRLLMPATTSSVLSALKEKADEEAIAVFGKNLHELLMSAPAGPRVTLGIDPGFRTGCKVAIVDGTGKFLTNTTIYPTAPKNDTAGAGRKLLELINKHDVELIAIGNGTASRETDAFVGNLIREHKLNITKVMISESGASIYSASELASKEFPDLDITVRGAISIARRLQDPLAELVKTDPKSIGVGQYQHDVNQTQLRKCLDRTVESCVNRVGVDLNMASVPLLSYVAGIGPKLAENIVQYRDQNGQFRSRKELTKVAKLGKKAFEQAAGFLRIRGGEEPLDNSAVHPESYGVVSRMAKQLGADSKTLVGNATLSQKLNPSDFVSDQFGMPTIVDIIAELAKPGRDPRSEFRAVQFDDNVNSMQDLKPGMVLEGVITNVTHFGAFIDIGVHQDGLIHISQLANEYVKDPSDVVAVGDVTKVKVLEIDRDRKRISVTRKF from the coding sequence ATGAGTCCTGCTGCTAATTCCACCAACGATCTTGAATCGGTTATTTGTGAAGCGATCTCGAAAGATCTCTCGATTCCACTTCGTCAAATTCATTCCGTGGTCGAGTTACTCGGCGCAGGCAACACGATTCCCTTTATCGCCCGTTATCGCAAGGAAGCCACCGGCGGACTCGACGAGATAGCACTCCGAGCGATCGAGGATGCACTCGAAAAAGCGAAAGCACTTTCCGCACGGAAAACAACCGTGCTACAGTCGATCGCCGAACAGGGGTTGTTGACCGCTGAACTACGGCATCGGATCGAGCATTGTCGCGACATGCGAACTCTCGAAGCGATCTATCTGCCGTACAAACCCAAACGGCGAACTCGCGCGACGATTGCACGCGAAAAAGGACTCGGCCCACTTGCTGATCTGCTGCTCAGTCAAGCGAATTTATCGGGTTCCAAGAACGACACGCTTCAATCGTTTGTCAGCCCCGAAAAAGAAGTTCCCGATGCCGATGCAGCCCTGCAAGGAGCACTCGACATCGTGGCGGAACAATGGTCCGAAGATGTTGACACGCGGCAATGGTTGACCAAGCAAGTGTTCTCGTCAGGCAAGATTAGCTCCCAAGTCAAACGAGGCAAGAAAGAAGAAGCCAGCAAGTTCGAACTCTATATCGATCACCGTGAACCCGCCAGTCGGATACCCTCGCATCGCGTGTTGGCTATGCTTCGTGGCGAGAGTGAAGGCGTGCTTCGCGTTGGAGTCGAGCTAGACGATTCACAGACGGTGTCTCAACTAAAATCGAAATGGGTGACCAACCCCAGCTTTGAATTCTATCACGAGCTGTGTGCGACCGTTCAAGATTGTTATGACCGATTGCTAATGCCTGCGACAACGTCATCGGTCCTGAGTGCTCTTAAAGAGAAAGCGGATGAAGAAGCGATTGCCGTGTTCGGAAAAAATTTGCACGAGCTACTGATGTCTGCTCCGGCGGGCCCACGTGTCACGCTGGGCATCGACCCTGGTTTTCGCACGGGATGCAAAGTTGCCATCGTCGATGGAACGGGTAAGTTTCTGACAAACACAACGATTTATCCGACCGCACCGAAGAACGATACCGCTGGGGCAGGCCGCAAACTACTCGAACTGATCAACAAGCACGACGTTGAATTGATTGCGATTGGAAATGGTACAGCGTCTCGTGAAACCGACGCATTTGTTGGCAATCTGATCCGCGAACATAAGTTAAACATTACCAAAGTAATGATTAGTGAATCGGGTGCTTCGATCTATTCGGCAAGTGAATTGGCATCGAAAGAATTTCCTGACTTAGATATTACCGTTCGCGGTGCAATCAGTATCGCTCGGCGATTGCAGGATCCGCTGGCGGAACTCGTCAAGACCGATCCAAAATCGATTGGCGTCGGCCAGTATCAACACGACGTCAATCAAACCCAGCTTCGTAAATGCCTCGATCGAACCGTCGAATCGTGCGTCAACCGAGTCGGCGTCGATTTGAACATGGCATCGGTTCCGCTGTTGTCGTATGTCGCCGGAATCGGCCCGAAATTGGCCGAGAACATCGTCCAATACCGAGATCAAAACGGTCAGTTCCGTAGTCGTAAAGAATTGACGAAAGTCGCAAAACTGGGCAAGAAAGCGTTCGAACAGGCGGCTGGTTTTTTACGCATTCGCGGGGGTGAAGAACCACTTGATAATTCGGCGGTGCATCCAGAAAGCTACGGTGTCGTCAGTCGTATGGCAAAACAACTCGGTGCGGATTCGAAGACGCTCGTCGGCAACGCCACGCTAAGCCAAAAACTAAACCCTTCCGATTTTGTCAGCGATCAGTTTGGGATGCCAACGATTGTCGACATTATTGCCGAATTGGCCAAACCGGGCCGCGATCCGCGAAGTGAGTTTCGTGCCGTTCAGTTTGATGACAATGTCAATTCGATGCAGGATCTAAAGCCCGGAATGGTTCTTGAGGGAGTCATTACGAACGTCACCCACTTCGGTGCCTTTATCGATATTGGTGTTCATCAAGACGGCTTGATTCACATTTCGCAATTGGCAAACGAATATGTCAAAGACCCGAGCGACGTGGTCGCGGTGGGCGATGTGACCAAGGTCAAAGTGCTTGAGATCGATAGGGATCGAAAACGGATCTCGGTGACGCGAAAGTTCTAA
- the thiL gene encoding thiamine-phosphate kinase: MEQSFLAYLRGRCRSLPQVAVGIGDDAAVIELASSTPNGPFIACTDQIIDGVDFVSAEHSFSDIGYKSMAINLSDIAAMGAVPTSALVTLALPKHNATRIAGEVYEGILEAAESFHIAIAGGDISTYDGPLSISVTLLGHVPSGTPWLRSGAIAGDAVLVSGAVGGSLLGRHLRPSPRVQLASELRNVADVHAAIDISDGLSLDLDRLCAASGVGVELWASQIPIHDDAIQLAEQTGQTPFEHAWSDGEDFELILTMSQSDADKVLAMNFECELSQIGNTTSRTGLWKRDGTKLVRLSPQGYMH, translated from the coding sequence ATGGAACAGTCCTTTCTTGCTTACCTCCGCGGTCGATGTCGTTCGCTTCCTCAAGTCGCGGTGGGAATCGGCGATGATGCTGCCGTTATCGAACTGGCCAGCAGCACACCAAATGGTCCGTTCATCGCATGTACCGATCAAATCATTGATGGCGTCGACTTTGTTTCTGCTGAGCATTCGTTCTCCGATATCGGTTACAAATCGATGGCGATCAACCTCAGCGATATCGCCGCAATGGGCGCGGTCCCCACCTCGGCTCTCGTCACACTTGCTCTGCCCAAACACAACGCCACCCGCATCGCAGGGGAGGTTTACGAAGGCATTCTTGAAGCCGCCGAGTCGTTCCATATCGCAATCGCAGGCGGTGACATTTCGACGTATGATGGGCCGCTTTCGATTAGCGTCACGCTACTCGGTCATGTACCGAGCGGTACACCGTGGCTGCGCAGCGGAGCGATCGCCGGAGACGCGGTGCTGGTGAGCGGAGCAGTCGGAGGTAGTCTTCTTGGTCGACATCTGCGTCCTTCGCCTCGCGTTCAGCTCGCCAGCGAACTACGCAATGTGGCCGATGTGCATGCGGCCATCGACATCAGCGACGGATTGTCTCTCGATCTTGATCGGCTGTGTGCTGCCAGTGGCGTGGGGGTTGAATTATGGGCTTCGCAAATCCCGATTCATGACGACGCGATTCAGCTAGCCGAACAAACGGGACAAACTCCATTCGAACATGCTTGGAGCGATGGCGAAGATTTTGAGCTGATCCTGACGATGAGCCAATCGGATGCCGATAAGGTTTTGGCGATGAACTTCGAATGCGAACTGAGCCAAATCGGTAACACAACCAGTCGTACTGGGCTGTGGAAGCGCGACGGCACGAAATTGGTCCGCTTGTCACCGCAAGGCTACATGCATTAG